In Numida meleagris isolate 19003 breed g44 Domestic line chromosome 19, NumMel1.0, whole genome shotgun sequence, the sequence aaacacttggGTCAACATAAAAGGGAGTGAGGCAACCTGGGGACCTTGTATCCTGCTCACTGTGGGACCCTCAGCTCACTGTCCAGGAAGTTTTAATAGGCAAGGTCTTTAGGTGATATTTTCCTGCAAGATTTTAAGTAAATGCCTTGCTGTAACATTTGAGATCAGGAGCCTGTTGGTTTCCatgattcttttcctttctaagcCACAGGCATacacatacaaaatatattaaaaagagcCCAGCTTAGCTAAAAGGTCGGCTAgttcagaaacaaacagcagggATTTAGGCAGGAAGCTTTAGCGCACAAGAAGAGAACAATGCACCTCCGGCTCTGCTTTTGCTTGAAGGAGAATATGGATTACATCCCTGCAGGGTGCAGAGGTGAAGGCAAGAAGAGATAGTTTAGCATTAATTTCAATATCCCACACAAGGAAGGGGACTGCACGTCTCCTTCAGGTCGTGCACAAACAATTAGGGATGCTAACGGTGTGTTGGGCAACGTTGTCCATGGGCTGGTGTCTTCATTTGGCACTACAGCTCTGCCCATTCCAAAGGAAGGGCTTTCAGGGGTCAGCTCTGGAGCACAGGCAGGTATCCAGCCCTGTAACAGTGATATGAGGACCGAAGGTAGAACAAAAATCTTCCTATAAAGATATGAGAGAGGTTGACCCTTTTCCATCTGGTGATATGCCAaggctttcttttatttttttcttcacaaggTGACCCGTGCTTCTGCAATGGGGAATGGCAAGGCTGCATGTCAGCAGGCTGACTCTGGGAAGCCAGCACACTCAGGCTCAGCTAGGATAAATTGGTGGTAAATTTGCCAGCACCGATGTACACTGGAGAGCCACTTTGTGATTTCACATCTAGTCATGCACTCATGCTCTCTGATGACTGTACAAGAAGTGCAAGCTAGCTAGTTGTGTTGATAGAGGAGCAATGCGTTGACGTCCTTCCTATTGAGCCTCATCTGCTAGGAAGAGCTGAGAACGAGGTGCCCCTCCAATGCACTTTTATGAAAGCAGAGATTTGGCAGTTGACACTAACTGCACCAGCCTGTTGAAGTGCTGGTTGTAAATCAACAGCTACATTGACTCCAGGTAGCTGATATTTCCGAGTGTAATTAGAATTCTCTTTTAACTGTATCTTGGAGTATTCTCTGCCAACACTTGGCACAGAGGTTAAAGTGGAGGAGGTGGTACCTGGAGCACTCAGGAACAGCTGCTGGGACAGAGTGAGGAGATGCACTATCTTCCTTGTCAGCAGCCGTGCCTGCATTGTCTGTGTGCAGAAACACGAGGCAACAGAATCCAAAACAGAGCATTTCTAGAGACAGCTATTGATATAAACGTGCACATACACACTGTAAAATTAGACCAGCAGATGGGTATCTAGTTTATGGGGATAGCAATTGCTTTCCACAAGGCCAAAATGAAGTTACAGGGCCAGGAAGGGACAATAACTCTTTATTATGGACAAGGATCCCAAAGGAACTCTTTCACTGCCTCGGGGAGATGTGCTTTAGTGCAGAAGCATGGGTTTGGGCTTGGATCGCAGGGCCATAAGATCCTGCAAATGGGGGAGATAAGGAATAGGAACACTGGGAATCTGGGAAAAGAGCAGATTCCCAGCTGCAGACATACTTCCGACAGCAGCCCAAAGAGCAGGAACAAGGAGTGAGAGCAGCTGGGGACCCAGCCCTGGCAAACTCCTCTCTGCTGATGGAGACCTCATAACAAAAACTTGTAGATAAAAGGATCGGTGGTGCTAAGAGATTATTAGTCATTCTGCAAACCAGTGTGGGATGAATGctagaaaacatttctctccGTGTTTGTATGACTACATAAGActaaataaatctgattttggTCAGCCTTCCGTGGTGATCCTGTCAGCTGGATTTAAGAGAAATTTGGGGGAATGTTGGCCATTGATGGCTGGCTGTGTAAAGTCCACTATGTGCATGCAGAGATTATTTGATTGACTGCGGGATTAGACATCTTCTTGCATCAAATAGATAAGTGGTGTGCAGGACATCAGTGCACTCAGAGCCCACCGGTGTTTGGAAATACAACATCTGTCAGCAAATAAATTCAGACAAGTTACGGTTGCCTTGGCCAAATCAGTGCATGGGAAATCCCTGGATGGGATTTCCTAGATCTCTGTGCAGTAGTAAAGAGCTTTATCGTAAAGACAACTGAGTGAACAGCTCACTGAGGTTTTAcaaggcagcagccagctcagcaCCCCGAGCCTGAGAAAATAATAGCCCCCATCCTGGGGGGCCCTTTGCTGTGGGGGATCCACTTATCACCCTCAGCATCACCATGGCATCCTCGCAGCCCCTGCAACAGAGCGGCTCAGAGAGGACCACTCGTCTCCAGATTGGAGGATGTGGAGATAAGGGAAAAGTGACATATGGGGatcaaagcaaagcagctcacTGCTGATGCCGCTGTGTTGTAGGGCTGAGAAGTCTCAGGGCAGAGGtacatatttttatgtgttttaaatgcattaaatgcattttaaatgcttttctcctAGAAGCAGCAGAGTGTGTGGGTATTTGGAGGCTGGCAGGGCATGGGGATGTCCAGGGGTGCATTGCTGGTGCCTCTCATGACTGGGGGAACGAGGTGGGGGGGGTAATAGGGCTCGTGCCCCTTCCCAGCCCCCTGCCAGCCCTCACCTTACAGCCCTGCCTCTGTGCCTGACTTTACATGGGATGGAGAAGGGGGGTTCCAACGGGAGGAGGGGGGTCTTGTCCCAGCTCCCGGGGCTCCGCAGcctcctctccccagcccaACCGCTCCTCCCCATCGGCTCCAGTTCGAGCACCGGGCTGGGGCTGCCGAAGCCGCTTGGCGacggggctggggcagggggagccGAGCGGAGGGGGCGTCCCCGGGGCCGGGGGAAGGCAGCGCGGGGGGCGGCGGTGCGGCGTCTGCTGGCGCGGCTGTGCGAGGCTGGCGGcggtgtgcgtgtgtgtgtgcgtgtgtgtatgTGCGTGTGCAGGGAGGCTCCTGCCGTGCCCGGGCACATCTGGGCTccggggagctgcagggaggagatTCCAGAGCTGCGGGCTGCACAAAGCGCGGCGAGGCTGCTCcggtgtgtgtgtctgtgtgtcacacactcacacacacacacagcagcccGGCAGCGGCAAGCGCCTCCTCCCCGCCGCATTAAAACGAGCCAAGTTTCCTCGCTGGGGGCAGCGGCACgtcggggcgggcggcggctcCGAGCTGCAGCCCCGGCGGGGCGGCCCGGCCGCGAGATGCACCCCAACGCCACGGCCCCGGCCGTGCccggcagctcccagcacctccaCCCCAACGCCTCCAACCGCTCCGACCTGCTCTCCAAAGGACCCGACGAGGAGGATCTGGACGTCAACACCGATATCTACTCCAAAGTCATGGTGACCGTCATCTACCTGGCTCTCTTTTTGGTGGGCACCGTGGGGAACTCCATCACGGCGTACACGCTGGTGCGCAAGAAGTCGCTGCAGAACCTGCAGAGCACGGTGCACTACCACCTGGCTAGCCTCGCCTTCTCCGacctcctcatcttcctcctctgcatGCCCATCGAGCTCTACAACTTCATCTGGGTCCATCACCCCTGGGCTTTCGGGGGAGCTGTCTGCAAGGGCTACTACTTCCTCCGGGACGCCTGCACCTACGCTACGGCGCTCAACATCGCCAGCCTCAGCGTGGAGCGCTACATGGCCATCTGCCACCCCTTCAAAGCCAAGAGCATCATGTCCCGCAGCCGCACCAAGAAGTTCATCAGCTGCATCTGGATTGCCTCCTTCCTCCTCGCCATCCCCATGATCTTCACCATGGGGGAGATTTATGCTAAGGATCAGGATCCGGATTCCATCATCTGCACCGCCATCGTGAACACCACCACGCTGAAGACGGTCATCCAGGTGAGGACCCCGAGCAGCCGGGACCGGGCAGCCGCGCCTTCCCTGAGCTGGGAAAGCCCAAACTTTGCCGAGAGACGGGAGGAGTGGATGGGGGAGACGAGGCGGGGGAACCTGCTTTGGGAAGCGGGGGAGCGGAGCAGCCCCGACGGGACGGGACGGCCCGGGGTGCGGGCAGACGGCGGGGTCTCGGGGTTAGGGGGGTGTCGGCTCTGTTTGCTGTGCCCcatgctcctcctgccccccagCGCCGGGCTGAGAGCCCGCACCGGTGTGAATCCCGCTGCGGGGTAAGTCCGGTCCCCGGATGGCGCAGCCCCCCCGGAGCAGCCGCCCCGGAGCTGCCCGCAGCCCGCCCTGTCCCGGAGCGGGGCCCTGTGTCCCGCACCCCGGTGTCTCCTCCCTACAGAGatcctcagcctgtctttgcacCTCCTCCCCTTCGGCTGGAAAGGGACCAGCAGCATCGGGGTGAATAAACCCAtctttctgctctcctctccctcccagcttctttGGATGACCCAGAGCTCATTTTGTCTGTGAAGTAACAGACAGATTTCCGAAAGTTTTGGGCAGCATAGGCAGCCGAGAGgaacagcagctgcaaagctAGCGGCTGCTGTTTTGGCTGTCTGGGGAAAACCATAGCTGGTTTAGGTAGCGGCCCCCTTCCTGACTTCAGAAAGGCTTTGCTGGTCTCCATGCACTGCTTAACATAACACTCCCATGCGTGGAAAGGATTTGAGCATCACCACTCACAGTGCTCCAGCGCTCTGAGGGGTTGAGGCATTTGTTCACTGGAGCATTAGGCTTGAAAAATGTAAGAGAAGtggaaggaaaggcagaaagagcaAGACACCAATCTCCATAGCTCCTTTGCCAGGCTTACGTGTGATAGCTTCTCAATCTTCTATTTGGAACATGAATTTCAGGTGGGTCTAATCTATAGCCAGTTAGGGTTTAAAACTGCAAGTGTACTAAAGCCTTCAAAATGTTCCTGCGGTTAAAGGAAAAGAACTTAAATGGAAACAGGATTCCTCCCACTAAAAGTGGGCGAGGGTACAGCCAGGAATAAGCTCAGAGCCTTCAGATGTTATGGGATGTCTCTCAGAGTTTCCCACTGCACTGCTGTTCCAGTGACCAAAATCCAGCCCCCACAGAAGCACTGAATTTGCCCCGAATTTTCTCTCCGCACCTAACTTTCACTTTCGGATCATGGAGGCTGTTCCTCCTGTAGCTTTGTAGCTTTTCTTAGTGGCAGCCCAGTGAGCTTAACCCAAATTCTCTATTCTCTAAGGAGGCGTGAGCCATCTGATTTAAGAACAATGTGGCTGGAATGCATTATTTCCACTCATCTTCCCTTAAGGATTAAACCGGTGCTTTGTGTTAACACGATAGGGCTAAGGAGAGCGGATTATTTCCTAGCCGTGTCTACAGAGATTGAACAATTCTCAATGTATTTTACAGTCTTGCTGTTATTCAGCATCTACCTTATCCTGTTATCCAAGTAAAAGACAGGCAGACATTAATGCATTGTGTATGAAGTTTGCCTGTGGCCTCttccttacatttttaattatcatttcaCTTGTGGTTGTactgaaaagtaaaaggaaGGAGGCAGCTGTGGGGGCAGCAGGGGAGCAGCATACCTTTCCTTCTCGGGGGACCTGGCTACAAATGTAAATTTGCTAAGATAGGAGCTAATTTCATGGCTTGGGGCTCATTCCTCCAGACAAGAAGGCAGCACCCAACGTGAAGCAGGGCCCTGGGtcaggaagggctgcagagtgagtaagcaaagcagctgcaagTCGGGTTTGAAGTGCATTAAGGGAAACCATTGCACAGCGTGTGATCGAGCATTCTTACGTTGTAAGCTGTGCAGGggttcaagaaaaaaaaaacgagtaATGGAAGACCTGTGAAAGAAAGGGCAATGGTAATGCGGGAGAGTGATGTGCAAAGGTCCCGCAGTTCAGAAATCCGGAGCCTTGAGTTCTGCAGAGGACTGAGGCTGCTTCAGAGCAGGTCTCTCCATCTCTTTcgttcattttctgcttttaaattaatcaGAGCAGTGATACATTTGCTCAAGCTGGCAAATCTCTTGAGTTAAATCACTCGACATATTTCACTCTTCCTGTTTGGCCAACTGCCTGAAGTAAattgggattttattttatttatttatttatttatttatttgttgaaaCCATCCGTTCTCCAAGAGGTTTTATTTGGTGACTAATTGCAAGCCAGGCCCTAAACAGAGCAAATGTAACCATTTATAGACTCAAAGCCCAGTGTGCGCCCTGCGGAGCCCGGGAGGATGCTCTCCTTCCCAGGGTGAGTGTTGGGTGCTCTCACTGAAGGCTCGTTTTGACAAAGTTCCTCACTCTTTGCTCGGTGTCTTGAAGTTCTGATGGACATTCCCAAAGGAAACTGCACTGTGTGAGCAACCAGGTTTCcatacagaaagagaagaagagttAACCACTCAAACAACACGCCACACGCTCGATTTTTGCTCGTATTACTTAACGTGTGCCACTCAAACCGCGCAACTCTAAGAAGTAATTCGTGGCATTCCTCTAGTGATTACAGATCGCTCAGTGCAGCACACGCTGCTAAGCAGGCAGAGCAACACATGAGCGTTCTGCGGGGTGTCACCCATCAGCACCGCGGGGCGCTGAGCATCCCGCCTCGTGCCATCACGGTGTGAGCTCCGCACGACCTCTGGCATTTAATTCcttacagcagcactgcttcccaGCTTTGTTTATCAGCAGCCCCgcagctgctgaaggcaggCTGTGAACCTGGTTTATTATGTTCTCCTCAGTGCCAAGCTcgccttttccttctgtctgttAGGGGCGTCTGGTTTGGATGTTGGCATCGTTTTGGGATCTGGTCGCAGGAATAAGTCCATTATAGTACATCATTTAGATCTAGTTAACACTTTAACTGGCACACATCCTCTAGCACACACTGCAGCCAATTttatgtgttggtttttttttttcccatacaaATTAAGCACCTCTCAAAGCCATTTCCATACaagtaaattaatgttttcGTGCCACTTCAGCTGGAGGAGGTTATAACAGCTGCTCGTTGTGGCACCACCAGATACAAGAGCAGCGAGGCAGAGCGACATGTGCGCTCTGTTCCCCTGCGGGTCAGCACTTGTGCTTGTTTGGCTGCTCGTGGTTTTGCTCTCAAAGCAGGGGACTGCTCAGTGACTGCCCCACATCCAGCAGCATGCACTTTCCACCCTGTTCCAGAAAGATCTACATTTTAATGTCCAGGTGGCAGTGCAAACACCGTTTTCCTTTAGTGCCACGGTGTGGCACAACCCAGGTGTGGTGGCCCTGCTGCAGAACGTCCCCCAGACTCAGTCTGGGCCACTTGCAGCCTCTTGGTCTCAGTAGGGCAGTTCACGTTACCCCTTTCTGAAGGCTTGCTGTTTGTATGCCTGTGTAGGGCATCTGACACACTCTGGTCGTTTATTGACACAGACAGTTGGTGTGAACCCATTTATTAAAACACATGGCAGCAGGCCCTGAACCTCCATAAACCATCACAGCTCCATGGGCTCCAAGTTGATTACTTGCTAGGGGAAGCACACTGGGAGCTGTGTGTCTCTCGCTGGTTTTGGGTGGACTTTTTCCATGCAGTTCTTCTGTGCGTCATCCCACTCTTGtgtggctgcagctctctcACCCTGCAGGTCtgttatttgttgttttatGAACTCTGCTAATGGTAGAGTAAATAACACTGCACATGAAACAACCTTTTGCCCGAGTAGGCactctgctttatttcctcttGCATTGAAGGAATGTGCTGAAGGGCTTCAGATCTGATGGGATGTGAAGGAGGGAGCAGACACTGGGGCTGGGATGGAGGAGCTCTTTCTTGTGCGCAAGATCCCTCGCACAAGGCAGCTGGCCTGAACGTTTCCATGGTCCTAAGCACGTTTCCATGTTCATCTATTCAACCCCCATTTATCCAAGGGGCCCAGCATCCCATGCGATGTTGCAAGCATTCCCTTACACCTTATGCAGTGAGGACATGTGGCAGGATGCCTGGCAGGTCCATGGGCCGTGCAAATAAACCTGGCAAGGGTCTCTCCATAGCAcataaaaaacagcagtgagtAAAACCAAAGGGCTGAATTCTCtccatgttttcttccatattgTATCCAGGATTAGTCGATGGCTTCAGTTCAGGAATTCTGCGTTTATACTAACGTTGGCTAGAGGAACTGAGGCTGGTCTCTTTTCCTTACATCACAGCCAAACTCCTGCTATGGCTTTTAGTAGCAGGGCTGTTTTCAGTCACTCGCACAGTGATAATCCTACCCCTGGAGCCCGGCTGATGAAGCTATTTTGGATAGAGGCACAGGGTCTCTGCCCACCAGGTGATCCCGTTCAGCAGCAGCGTGGGTCAGCTCCTTTGTGGCAGGACTGTGTCCGATGCAAGACTCTAAAAACCTGCCTCTTCCCACAGACTGCACAGGTCCATGGGACCTGAGTTCAGCAAAcacagcccacccagtcccagGCCATTTACACGCGGTCCATCGTACAGCTGGATCTGACTTCAGTAAGCTCCTGTGTTTGTTGCTTTACATAACCACTTGGCCTGCTGTGTTCTGCCAGTTCTTAcataatttcttctcttcccccccccccaattgATTTTAATTcacttgatattttttccctctccagcCCCCTTCTCAAGATGTCAGCTGGAGGGAATCAAAAGTGAGGAAATGTGGCCGATCAATTCAGCTCTTGCATTTTCCTCTTAACGGCACTTtgtaaaagcagaagagatgaagGTATTCTAGTGGCTCCTCTtcccagagagaaaaaaaaaatgcagctgcctTTAATCTCCTTCCAGATCATTTAAAGCAGCTATTTAATTGTCTTCTCCCTgcttccccctccttccccttgAAGGCTTTTTCTATCGTCTCTGCGCAGCATCTGCTGGAGATGTGCAGATGGCACCTGTGCTTCCTGTGTCCTGCCCAGTGCAGCTGATGGCTGCGTCCACCATGGGACCCTGGGCAGGGGCACCAATGGTGTCACCATCACATTTCACAGCTTGCTAAGGGACACAGCTTG encodes:
- the NTSR1 gene encoding neurotensin receptor type 1, yielding MCVCREAPAVPGHIWAPGSCREEIPELRAAQSAARLLRCVCLCVTHSHTHTAARQRQAPPPRRIKTSQVSSLGAAARRGGRRLRAAAPAGRPGREMHPNATAPAVPGSSQHLHPNASNRSDLLSKGPDEEDLDVNTDIYSKVMVTVIYLALFLVGTVGNSITAYTLVRKKSLQNLQSTVHYHLASLAFSDLLIFLLCMPIELYNFIWVHHPWAFGGAVCKGYYFLRDACTYATALNIASLSVERYMAICHPFKAKSIMSRSRTKKFISCIWIASFLLAIPMIFTMGEIYAKDQDPDSIICTAIVNTTTLKTVIQVNTFISFVFPMVVISVLNTIIANQLMIMFKQAAQENQVCTIGGQQTMLSMSMEPGRVQALKHGVRVLRAVVIAFVVCWLPYHIRRLMFCYVPSNHWTDFLFNFYHYFYMLTNVLFYVSSAINPILYNLVSANFRQIFLSTLTLVCLPWRKKKRRLAFTRKSNSISSNHTFSSQVTRETTY